One region of Pseudomonadota bacterium genomic DNA includes:
- a CDS encoding AAA family ATPase, producing MNSGDSSYFTVEDGYHLPSVVFLFGFAGAGKNFCAEVLARRFRYEIYDLDHHITPAMRTAIAEGQSFTDEMRDEFFAVVRSEIAGLLQRYPRLILHQGAYKERHRIAIRSAYPPIEFVWVTAPQEMIVQRLMQRGTPVSAEYAAAIAKNFEPPEPLAKVLVNDTSCEQELAMRFVSLFKKT from the coding sequence ATGAATAGCGGTGATTCATCGTATTTTACAGTCGAGGATGGATACCACCTTCCATCTGTCGTATTCCTCTTTGGTTTTGCCGGTGCCGGTAAGAACTTCTGTGCAGAGGTGCTTGCCAGGCGATTTAGATATGAGATTTACGATCTAGACCACCACATAACACCAGCTATGCGCACTGCGATCGCTGAGGGGCAGTCGTTTACAGATGAGATGCGAGATGAGTTCTTTGCTGTTGTGCGCAGCGAGATAGCAGGACTGCTGCAGAGATATCCCCGACTTATCCTGCATCAGGGTGCCTACAAGGAGAGACACCGCATAGCGATTAGGAGCGCCTACCCACCGATTGAATTTGTGTGGGTTACGGCGCCGCAGGAGATGATAGTGCAGAGGTTAATGCAAAGAGGGACCCCCGTATCGGCCGAGTATGCCGCCGCTATCGCCAAAAACTTTGAGCCTCCTGAGCCGCTTGCCAAGGTCCTGGTAAACGACACTAGTTGCGAGCAGGAATTGGCTATGCGCTTTGTTTCGTTGTTCAAAAAAACGTGA